The proteins below come from a single Papaver somniferum cultivar HN1 chromosome 11, ASM357369v1, whole genome shotgun sequence genomic window:
- the LOC113324339 gene encoding uncharacterized protein LOC113324339, whose translation MTKANTTLLTHHLAKSLIPQNFPVPAFECYDGSSDHAAHLRYYNHILARWDQNDAVLCRYFPSSLKESTLSWFDNLPSNSIDSYNQLTEKFLGTYMYNKAVNAGMDRLFSLAVAYKETIREYTDKRHKICQTIGNVDPVVSINCYKWGLDRMSPLFVEIHGSVPTIEGDLRVIIEKHAREIKDRENLERPWSKGKQPPRSEKSRDYCEYHFFDGHQTEKCKNLKIMIQKLIDVGDLKQYLQKYDTKERAKRSKQVQLPEGNRTLHTISCSEATGPSLTSQIGKRLRKQFEDYCELYKIDGAEVEEHEQWMNAPITFDTEDVEDEMEDHNDPLVLTLPIARCNTRKVLIDGGISVNVLFYDTFKRMELNDEQLMSSY comes from the exons ATGACAAAAGCTAACACCACGCTGCTGACTCACCACTTGGCCAAATCGCTTATCCCTCAAAATTTTCCCGTTCCAGCATTCGAATgttatgatggatccagcgaccatGCAGCTCATCTTCGATACTATAATCACATTTTAGCCCGATGGGATCAAAACGATGCAGTCCTCTGCAGATATTTTCCTTCAAGTCTAAAGGAATCAACACTATCTTGGTTCGACAACCTACCGTCAAACTCCATCGATTCCTACAACCAGCTCACTGAGAAATTCTTagggacatacatgtacaacaaggctgtcaaCGCCGGAATGGACAGGCTCTTCTCATTAGCCGTAGCTTACAAGGAAACGATCAGGGAATACACCGACAAACGGCACAAAATTTGTCAAACTATAGGGAACGTAGATCCAGTGGTCAGCATCAACTgttacaaatggggattagacagAATGAGCCCACTATTTGTGGAGATTCACGGAAGTGTACCTACGATTGAAGGAGACCTTCGAGTGATCATCGAAAAGCACGCCAG GGAGATTAAGGATCGAGAGAACTTAGAGCGCCCTTGGTCCAAAGGGAAGCAGCCACCACGATCCGAAAAATCTAGAGACTACTGTGAGTACCACTTCTTCGACGGGCATCAGActgaaaaatgcaagaacctcaagataatgattcaaaagctGATTGACGTTGGTGACCTCAAGCAATACTTACAGAAGTACGACACCAAAGAGAGGGCTAAGCGAAGCAAGCAAGTCCAGCTACCCGAGGGTAATCGCACGCTCCACACTATCTCATGCTCTGAAGCCACTGGACCATCACTAACTTCCCAGATAGGCAAAAGGTTAAGGAAGCAATTTGAAGATTACTGTGAGTTGTATAAAATTGATGGAGCAGAAGTGGAGGAACACGAACAATGGATGAACGCTCCAATAACTTTCGATACTGAGGATGTAGAGGATGAGATGGAGGATCACAACGACCCCTTGGTTCTCACATTACCCATTGCGCGGTGCAATACCAGGAAGGTCCTCATAGATGGAGGGATCTCGGTCAATGtactgttctatgacacgttcaaacgaaTGGAGTTGAATGACGAACAGTTGATGTCTTCGTACTAA